Genomic window (Egicoccus halophilus):
GCAGCACCCGGCGCGCGAGCACGGTGCCGAAGGTGGCCGCGCTGTAGACGTAGGACCACCAGTGCCACGCGGTCGCCCCCACGGCGAACGCGGGACCACGCTGCCGGGCGAAGAAGCGCAGCAACGGCGCGTCCAGCACGGCCAGCGCCGTCACCGACCCGGCCAGGACTCCACGCGACGGGCGTCGCAACCGACGGGGGCCGACGAGCCCCACCGCGGCCCCGGCCAGGCCGGCGCTGGCCAGCACGGCCTTGCCCCGCTGGGCGCGGGAGATGTTGAGGTCGTCGGTGAAGCCGGCGCGCTCGACGATCAGTTCGCTCCACGGCAGGGCGCGGTCGAGCACGTCGGCCCGCAGCAGCGTGCGGGCCGTCCACCGCTTGAGGTGGGTGACCTGGACGTCCTTGGCGACCTCGATGCGGTGACCGGCGGCGTGCAGCCGGTGACCGAGCTCGATGTCCTCGATGCACGGGCGGGTGTAGGACTCGTCGAAGCCGCCGACGCGTTCGAACACCGACCGGCGGATGGCTCCGCAGGCCCCCCAGAAGGTCCACCCGTCGTTGCCGGCCCGCTGGTGGACGTAGTGGTTGAGCAGGTTCTTGTACTGCGAGAGCAGGTTCTCCTCCGGCGGCGTCGCGTCGTAGGAGCCGATCATCGCGTCCATCGTCGGCCGGGTCAGGAACCGGGCCTGGATGCGGCCGACGAAGTCGGGTCGGACCACCACGTCGGAGTCGACGAAGAAGATCAGGTCCGACACGCTGGCGGCCACACCGGCGTTGCGGGCGCGGGCCGGACCGCCGGTGTCGGGCAGGGCGACGACGCGGTCGGCGTGGCGCTCGGCCAGTGCGATCGTGTCGGGATCGGCGCCGTCGACCACCACCACCAGCTCGGTGGCCGGCGGGTCGCAGGCCCGCAGCGCCTCGAGGCAGCGGCGCAGCGCGTCCGAGGCGGCGTGGGCGGGCACGACGACGGCCACGTCCGGCGCCCCGGTGGCGGCGGACGTGGCGGTCGTGGTCGCGGACGTGTCCGGCATCCTCAGAGGATGCCGCCTTCGGTCATGCGCTGGTAGTCGAGCACCCGGTCGAGGGTGTCCTCGGCGACGCCGTCCTCGAGCGCCACCTCGCGCAGGGTCTTGCCCTGCTTGTGGGCCTGCTTGGCCAACGCCGCCGAGCGCTCGTAGCCGATCTCGGGCACCAGGGCGGTCACCTGCATCAGCGAGCGCTCCACCAGCTGCGGGCCCTGGTCGGTGGGTTCGGTGTCCGCGAGGCACTTGTCGACGAAGACACGGCTGACGGCGGCGAGCAGACGCTCGGACTCGATGACGTTGCGGGCCATCAGCGGGATCATGACGTTGAGCTCGAGCTCGCCGGACAGGCCGCCGACGGTCACGGCCGCGTCGTTGCCGATCACCTGCGCGGCCACCTGCCGCACCGACTCGGGGATGACCGGGTTGACCTTGCCCGGCATGATCGAGGAGCCCGGCTGGATCTCCGGCAGCTGCAGTTCGTACAGGCCGGTGCGCGGGCCGGAGGCCATCCAGCGCACGTCGTTGGCGATTTTGATCAGGCTGATCGCGATCGTCTTGAGCGCGCCGGAGACGTCGACGAGCGCGTCGCGGGAACCCTGGGCCTCGAAGTGGTCCTCGGCCTCGCGGAAGGGCAGGCCGGTGCGGTCGGCGAGCAGGCCGATCACCCGGTCGACGAACCCGGGCGGGCAGTTGAGGCCGGTCCCCACGGCGGTGCCGCCGAGTGCGAGCTCGTACACCGACTCCAGCGAGCGTTCGAGCCGGGTGACGCCGAGCTCGATCTGCCGTGCGTACCCGCCGAACTCCTGCCCGAGGGTCACCGGGGTGGCATCCATCAGGTGCGTGCGGCCGGACTTCACCACGCCCGCCCACGCCGCGGACTTCTCGCGCAGGGTCGCGGCGAGGTGCTGCAGCGCCGGCACGGTCTCGTCCTTGGCCACCCGGGCGACGGCGACGTGGACGGAGGTCGGGAAGGTGTCGTTGGAGGACTGCGAGGCGTTGACGTGGTCGTTGGGATGCACCTTCGACGACGACAGCTCCTCGCCGAGCAGCTGCTTGGCGCGGTTGGCGACGACCTCGTTGACGTTCATGTTGGTCGAGGTGCCCGAGCCGGTCTGGAACACGTCGACGGGGAAGTGCTCGTCGAGTCGGCCGTCGATGACCTCGTCCGCGGCACGGCGGATCGCGTCGGCGACCTCGCTGTCGACCACGCCGGTGTCCTCGTTGGCGGTCGCGGCCGCCCACTTGAGCATCGCGTGCGCGTGCACGACCTCGAGCGGCACGGGCTGACCGGAGACCGGGAAGTTCTCCACGGCGCGCTGGGTGCTGGCGCCCCACAGCGCCTCCACCGGGATCTGCATCTCGCCCATCGTGTCGTGGGCCGTACGGAACTGCGCTTCGGACATCGGGTGCGACCTCGCAAGTCGGCGCCGGGCGCGGACGGCGACCGGCTCGCCGTCGGAGTCGCGCGCAGGGCACGGCGACAGGCTAAGCCCTCGGTCAGCGGGGCACGAACCGACGGCCCTGGAGGATGGCACCGAGCTGCTGGCCGATGTGGTCGGTCGCCTCGGCGGTCTGGACCGCCAGTTCCTTGACCTGCTGGGCGACCACGGCGAACCCGCGCCCCGCCTCGCCGGCCCGGGCGGCCTCGATGGTCGCGTTGAGCGCCAGCAGGTTGGTCCGGTCCGCGACCGAGGTGATGAACCGCACGACGTCCTCGACCTCCGCCGTGGAAGCGCTGAGCCGTTCGACGAGCGCTCGGGCCGACGCGGTCCCGGCGGCCGCCTGGTCGGCGACGGCCGTCGAGGCGGTGGCCTCCTGCTCGATGGTGGCCGCGGTGGACGACAGCTCGCGCAACACCTCGGAGACGTCCGAGGCAGCCGTGCGCACCTGGGTGGCGGAGTCGGACAGCTCCGCGACGCGGGTCTGGGTCGTCGCCTGGGTGGCGGCGCGGCAGGCGAGGTCGCGCTGCTGCTGGGCGACGGTGCGCTCCTGGGCGGCGGTGGCCTGCGTGCGGGCGTCCTCGGCGAACTTCCAGAACGCGACCAGGACGGCTTCGGCCGCGAGCACGAACGCGGCGTGCACGAGCACGTAGACCAGCGGCAGGGCCCGGGCCTCGTCGGTGCTGAACAGTAGCTGCGGTGCGGTGACCGCCATGGACACGTGGTGCACGACGACGAAGCCGATGGCGGCCAGCAGCGGCTACCAGCGCTCGTAGAGGACCAGCAGCGGGAGCACGACGAAGAAGTGGAAGTGGGCCTCGGTGGCGCCATCCATGAGATGGATCAGCACCGCCGAGCAGCCGAGCAGGGCGAGGGCGACGACGACCTCCCGTACCTGACGGCGCAGGCCGGTCCGGGTCACGATCACCAGTGCCGCCGGCAGCCACAGCAGCTCGACGCCGAGGTGGAGCAGCGACTGGCCGCGCAGGGCCCCGACGACCAGCAGCACCGGGAGGTGCAGCGCCAGGGCGACCGTCATGAGGCGGTGACGTGCGTCGCTCTGCTCGGGCGGCAACTGACCACCGCGGGGGAGGAAGCGGGCGAGGCCATCCATGGGCAGGTTCCGTCGTCCTGGCACGACGAGGGTGTCGTGCGGTCGTCGCCCTCGTCGGTCCCGCGATGGGCGGGGAGAGCGGACCGCGGTGCGGTGACCGGACCATGAAGCGCCTACCGCGCGGTACGGCGTCGCTGCCGTCCGGGTGGCCCGCCGCTCCGAAGAGGGGGTCCCTCGGGCTTCACTACGCTGCCGGGAGCCGGAGAAGGAACCCGAGGTGGAGCAGCTCGTCGGTGTCGAGGCGGTGCGCGCGGCGCAGGCGTCGTTGCGGGGCGTGATCGAGACCACACCGGTGGAGCATTCGCGGGCGATCGGGGACCTCGTCGGCGGGGACGTGCGGCTCAAGTGCGAGAACCTGCAACGCACCGGCTCGTTCAAACTGCGAGGGGCCCACCACCGCATCGCACGGCTCTCCGACGACGAGCGTCGCCGCGGCGTCGTGTGCGCGTCGGCCGGCAACCACGCGCAGGGCGTCGCGCTGGCGGCAAAGCTGCAGGGGGTGCGGGCGACGGTGTTCATGCCGCGGGAGGCGCCGCTGCCCAAGGTCGACGCGACCCAGGGCTACGGCGCCGAGGTCCGGCTCGAGGGCGACACCTTCGACGAGGCCCTGGCCACGGCGCTCGAGCACGCCCAGGAGACCGGCAGCGTCTTCGTCCACCCCTTCGACCATCCCGACATCATCGCCGGACAGGGCACGCTCGGGCTCGAGCTGCTCGAGCAGGTCCCCGACCTCGGCACCGTGGTGGTCTGTGTCGGGGGCGGCGGACTGCTGGCCGGGGTCGCGGTCGCGCTGCGGGCGCTGCGACCCGACGTGCGCATCATCGGTGTGCAGGCCGCGGGTTCGGCGAGCTTCCCGGCGTCGATGGCGGCCGGCGAGGCGATCGCGTCGCCGACCTGCGACACCATCGCCGACGGCATCGCGGTCAAACGCCCCGGCGAGCTGACGCTGGCGCACGCGCGCCAGCTGGTGGACGAGGTCGTCGCGGTCGACGACGAGGAGATCGCCCGGGCGGTCGTGCTGCTGCTCGAGCGGGCCAAGCTGGTGGTCGAACCGGCGGGCGCGGCAGGGGTCGCCGCCCTGCTGTCGGGGCGCGTCGAGGTCGACGCCTCCTCGCCGACGGTCGTCACGCTCAGTGGCGGCAACATCGATCCGCTGATGCTCCAGCACCTGGTGACCGGCGGGCTGACCACCGAGGGGCGCTACGTGACCCTGCGGACCCAGGTTCCCGACACCCCCGGGCAGCTGTCCCGGCTGCTGCGTCTGCTCGGTGATCAGCGCGCCAACGTCGTCGGCGTGTCCCACCACCGACTCGAGCACCGCCTGCGGCTCGGACAGGTCGAGGTCGTGCTCGAGCTCGAGACCCGCGGGCACGACCACGTGGCGGCCCTGCGCTCGGCGCTCGAGGGCGAGGGCTATCCGCTGCACCGCGCCTGACCCGCGCACGACGCGCGTC
Coding sequences:
- a CDS encoding glycosyltransferase family 2 protein; the encoded protein is MPDTSATTTATSAATGAPDVAVVVPAHAASDALRRCLEALRACDPPATELVVVVDGADPDTIALAERHADRVVALPDTGGPARARNAGVAASVSDLIFFVDSDVVVRPDFVGRIQARFLTRPTMDAMIGSYDATPPEENLLSQYKNLLNHYVHQRAGNDGWTFWGACGAIRRSVFERVGGFDESYTRPCIEDIELGHRLHAAGHRIEVAKDVQVTHLKRWTARTLLRADVLDRALPWSELIVERAGFTDDLNISRAQRGKAVLASAGLAGAAVGLVGPRRLRRPSRGVLAGSVTALAVLDAPLLRFFARQRGPAFAVGATAWHWWSYVYSAATFGTVLARRVLRRRG
- a CDS encoding class II fumarate hydratase; this translates as MSEAQFRTAHDTMGEMQIPVEALWGASTQRAVENFPVSGQPVPLEVVHAHAMLKWAAATANEDTGVVDSEVADAIRRAADEVIDGRLDEHFPVDVFQTGSGTSTNMNVNEVVANRAKQLLGEELSSSKVHPNDHVNASQSSNDTFPTSVHVAVARVAKDETVPALQHLAATLREKSAAWAGVVKSGRTHLMDATPVTLGQEFGGYARQIELGVTRLERSLESVYELALGGTAVGTGLNCPPGFVDRVIGLLADRTGLPFREAEDHFEAQGSRDALVDVSGALKTIAISLIKIANDVRWMASGPRTGLYELQLPEIQPGSSIMPGKVNPVIPESVRQVAAQVIGNDAAVTVGGLSGELELNVMIPLMARNVIESERLLAAVSRVFVDKCLADTEPTDQGPQLVERSLMQVTALVPEIGYERSAALAKQAHKQGKTLREVALEDGVAEDTLDRVLDYQRMTEGGIL
- a CDS encoding methyl-accepting chemotaxis protein, with product MAVTAPQLLFSTDEARALPLVYVLVHAAFVLAAEAVLVAFWKFAEDARTQATAAQERTVAQQQRDLACRAATQATTQTRVAELSDSATQVRTAASDVSEVLRELSSTAATIEQEATASTAVADQAAAGTASARALVERLSASTAEVEDVVRFITSVADRTNLLALNATIEAARAGEAGRGFAVVAQQVKELAVQTAEATDHIGQQLGAILQGRRFVPR
- the ilvA gene encoding threonine ammonia-lyase, with protein sequence MEQLVGVEAVRAAQASLRGVIETTPVEHSRAIGDLVGGDVRLKCENLQRTGSFKLRGAHHRIARLSDDERRRGVVCASAGNHAQGVALAAKLQGVRATVFMPREAPLPKVDATQGYGAEVRLEGDTFDEALATALEHAQETGSVFVHPFDHPDIIAGQGTLGLELLEQVPDLGTVVVCVGGGGLLAGVAVALRALRPDVRIIGVQAAGSASFPASMAAGEAIASPTCDTIADGIAVKRPGELTLAHARQLVDEVVAVDDEEIARAVVLLLERAKLVVEPAGAAGVAALLSGRVEVDASSPTVVTLSGGNIDPLMLQHLVTGGLTTEGRYVTLRTQVPDTPGQLSRLLRLLGDQRANVVGVSHHRLEHRLRLGQVEVVLELETRGHDHVAALRSALEGEGYPLHRA